The Apodemus sylvaticus chromosome 17, mApoSyl1.1, whole genome shotgun sequence genome contains a region encoding:
- the C17H22orf23 gene encoding UPF0193 protein EVG1 has translation MASQERVDSVTKGTGFHRCRKQAAYTPGTCELLRVMMKESKLTNFQQRHIMDTMKRDLEKEKRRLQNIFATGKDMEERKKGPNVRKEDPAPELDRFDELVKEIQDRKEFLAAMEALGQGKQYRGIILAEISQKLREMEDIDRRRSMELTKALATT, from the exons ATGGCTTCCCAGGAGAGGGTGGACTCAGTGACAAAAGGAACCGGGTTCCACCGCTGCCGTAAGCAAGCTGCTTACACGCCTGGGACCTGTGAGCTGCTCAGAG TGATGATGAAGGAGTCCAAACTGACAAACTTCCAGCAACGCCACATCATGGACACCATGAAAA GAgatctggagaaagagaaacGAAGACTCCAAAATATCTTTGCCACTGGAAAGGACATGGAGGAACGGAAAAAGGGTCCCAACGTTCGGAAAGAAGACCCGGCTCCTGAGCTGGACCGGTTTGACgaat TGGtgaaggaaatccaggacaggaAAGAATTCTTGGCTGCCATGGAGGCTCTGGGACAGGGCAAGCAATACCGAGGAATCATCCTGGCTGAAATCTCCCAG AAACTACGGGAAATGGAGGACATTGATCGCAGGAGGAGCATGGAGCTTACGAAGGCCCTCGCCACCACTTAA
- the Polr2f gene encoding DNA-directed RNA polymerases I, II, and III subunit RPABC2, which yields MSDNEDNFDGDDFDDVEEDEGLDDLENAEEEGQENVEILPSGERPQANQKRITTPYMTKYERARVLGTRALQIAMCAPVMVELEGETDPLLIAMKELKARKIPIIIRRYLPDGSYEDWGVDELIISD from the exons ATGTCAGACAACGAGGACAA TTTCGATGGCGATGACTTTGATGATGTGGAGGAAGACGAAGGACTTGACGACTTGGAAAACGCTGAGGAG GAGGGTCAGGAAAATGTCGAGATTCTCCCGTCTGGTGAGCGACCGCAGGCCAACCAGAAGCGGATCACCACTCCTTACATGACCAAGTACGAGCGAGCCCGAGTGCTGGGCACCCGGGCTCTCCAGATCGC gATGTGTGCTCCAGTGATGGTGGAGCTGGAGGGGGAGACAGACCCTTTGCTCATCGCTATGAAGGAACTCAA GGCCCGGAAGATCCCCATCATCATCCGCCGGTACCTGCCGGATGGGAGCTATGAAGACTGGGGCGTGGACGAGCTCATCATCAGCGACTGA
- the Sox10 gene encoding transcription factor SOX-10: MAEEQDLSEVELSPVGSEEPRCLSPGSAPSLGPDGGGSGLRASPGPGELGKVKKEQQDGETDDDKFPVCIREAVSQVLSGYDWTLVPMPVRVNGASKSKPHVKRPMNAFMVWAQAARRKLADQYPHLHNAELSKTLGKLWRLLNESDKRPFIEEAERLRMQHKKDHPDYKYQPRRRKNGKAAQGEAECPGGEAEQGGAAAIQAHYKSAHLDHRHPEEGSPMSDGNPEHPSGQSHGPPTPPTTPKTELQSGKADPKRDGRSLGEGGKPHIDFGNVDIGEISHEVMSNMETFDVTELDQYLPPNGHPGHVGSYSAAGYGLGSALAVASGHSAWISKPPGVALPTVSPPGVDAKAQVKTETTGPQGPPHYTDQPSTSQIAYTSLSLPHYGSAFPSISRPQFDYSDHQPSGPYYGHAGQASGLYSAFSYMGPSQRPLYTAISDPSPSGPQSHSPTHWEQPVYTTLSRP; this comes from the exons ATGGCCGAGGAGCAAGACCTATCAGAGGTGGAGCTGAGCCCCGTGGGCTCGGAGGAACCCCGCTGCCTGTCCCCAGGTAGCGCGCCGTCGCTGGGACCCGACGGCGGCGGCTCAGGCCTGCGAGCCAGCCCGGGGCCCGGCGAACTGGGCAAGGTCAAGAAGGAACAGCAGGACGGTGAGACGGACGATGACAAGTTCCCCGTGTGCATCCGCGAGGCGGTCAGCCAGGTGCTCAGCGGCTACGACTGGACGCTGGTGCCCATGCCCGTGCGCGTCAACGGTGCCAGCAAGAGCAAGCCGCACGTCAAGCGGCCCATGAACGCCTTCATGGTGTGGGCACAGGCGGCACGCAGGAAGCTGGCTGACCAGTACCCGCACCTCCACAATGCTGAGCTCAGTAAGACGCTGGGCAAGCTCTGGAG GCTGCTGAATGAAAGCGACAAGCGCCCCTTCATAGAGGAGGCTGAGCGGCTCCGCATGCAGCACAAAAAGGACCACCCGGACTACAAGTACCAACCTCGGCGGCGGAAGAACGGGAAGGCAGCCCAGGGGGAGGCCGAATGCCCAGGCGGGGAGGCGGAGCAGGGAGGGGCTGCCGCCATCCAGGCTCACTACAAGAGCGCCCACCTGGACCACAGGCACCCAGAAGAAGGCTCCCCCATGTCAGATGGGAACCCAGAGCACCCCTCAG GCCAGAGCCATGGCCCCCCGACCCCTCCAACCACCCCAAAGACAGAGCTGCAGTCCGGCAAGGCAGACCCCAAAAGGGATGGGCGTTCCTTGGGGGAGGGCGGGAAGCCCCACATCGACTTCGGCAACGTGGACATCGGGGAGATCAGCCACGAGGTAATGTCCAACATGGAGACCTTTGATGTGACTGAGCTGGACCAATACCTGCCACCCAACGGGCACCCAGGCCACGTGGGTAGCTACTCAGCAGCTGGCTATGGGCTGGGCAGTGCCCTGGCTGTGGCCAGTGGACACTCTGCCTGGATCTCCAAGCCACCAGGTGTGGCTCTGCCCACGGTCTCGCCCCCTGGTGTGGATGCCAAAGCCCAGGTGAAGACAGAGACCACAGGCCCCCAGGGACCCCCACACTACACCGACCAGCCGTCCACTTCCCAGATCGCCTACACCTCCCTCAGCCTGCCCCACTACGGCTCCGCCTTCCCCTCCATCTCACGCCCCCAGTTTGACTACTCTGACCATCAGCCCTCAGGACCCTATTATGGCCATGCAGGCCAGGCTTCTGGCCTCTACTCAGCCTTTTCCTACATGGGGCCCTCTCAGAGGCCCCTTTACACGGCCATCTCTGACCCCAGCCCCTCAGGGCCCCAATCCCACAGTCCCACACACTGGGAGCAGCCAGTATATACGACTCTATCCCGACCTTAG